A genomic segment from Methanolobus zinderi encodes:
- a CDS encoding alpha-amylase, whose translation MKTVCICFEVHLPLPLKWYWPWEGYTSPELRNYFDMEKAFQNFSKLEKDTIPINRALADSMDNGGKYAFDISGIYLEQCKWTHGIPGSFKELVSMGAGLIASPYYHSICPFFTGPDEFEAQVKMHLEALDELFGVRPVTFANPELILEQKVIGSVRDMGFKCFISEGSQNLINGSDPVHVYRNEIPTILRHIDLSEDIEKKYSDRKWTGFPLIPEKFASWISDMKGDVVTLYIKYDSLQGHLQKDKQILQFFRDLPGCLAYHGIEMLLPEEAAARFRSQELPSLHSKRTARYGMHNLLGNHAQHLYMHELQNIGHGLDGHGSDPRYGRIRKLYRYLQQTDILLELNAEGRRLGYERAVNNFSILSDMKRALVEADR comes from the coding sequence ATGAAGACCGTTTGTATATGTTTCGAAGTACACCTCCCGCTGCCTCTTAAATGGTACTGGCCCTGGGAGGGTTACACTTCTCCTGAACTCAGAAACTACTTTGATATGGAGAAGGCTTTCCAGAATTTCTCAAAACTGGAAAAGGATACGATCCCTATCAACCGTGCTCTGGCAGATTCCATGGACAATGGGGGAAAATACGCCTTTGACATATCAGGCATTTACCTGGAACAGTGCAAATGGACGCACGGAATTCCCGGGAGTTTCAAAGAACTTGTCAGCATGGGTGCAGGCCTTATAGCTTCTCCGTACTATCATTCGATCTGTCCTTTCTTTACCGGACCGGATGAATTTGAAGCACAGGTGAAAATGCATCTTGAAGCGCTTGATGAACTGTTTGGGGTAAGACCTGTAACTTTTGCGAACCCGGAACTTATCCTTGAACAGAAAGTTATCGGGTCTGTAAGAGACATGGGATTTAAGTGTTTTATCTCAGAAGGTTCGCAGAACCTGATCAATGGAAGTGATCCCGTACATGTGTACAGGAATGAGATTCCCACGATTCTGCGGCACATCGATCTCAGCGAGGACATTGAAAAGAAATACTCTGACAGGAAATGGACCGGTTTCCCACTGATACCTGAAAAATTCGCCTCATGGATATCAGATATGAAAGGTGATGTCGTCACACTGTATATCAAGTACGATTCCCTTCAGGGACACCTGCAAAAGGATAAGCAAATATTACAATTCTTCAGAGACCTGCCTGGGTGCCTGGCTTACCATGGGATCGAAATGCTTCTGCCGGAAGAAGCCGCTGCCAGGTTCAGGTCACAGGAACTACCATCCCTTCATTCCAAAAGGACAGCGCGCTATGGAATGCACAATCTGCTGGGAAATCATGCACAGCACCTCTATATGCATGAGCTCCAGAACATTGGCCATGGACTGGATGGGCATGGATCTGATCCGAGATACGGAAGAATCAGGAAATTATACCGCTATCTCCAGCAAACAGATATCCTTCTTGAGCTCAATGCTGAAGGGCGCAGGCTGGGATATGAACGGGCGGTCAATAACTTTTCCATACTCTCTGATATGAAAAGAGCTCTTGTGGAGGCAGACAGATGA
- a CDS encoding mechanosensitive ion channel family protein, whose protein sequence is MNVAENISGNVTELINLAPTFQDVLLKGIIVILILFLAIAIGKGLTLYLERSFKERIDKEQMNILLKIVYYGVITLAVVTIIFPVLDVNVSGLLVAGGVVGIVVGFASQSIVGNLMSGIFLMTERPIKIGDQVNISNSAGYVEDISFISTIIRTYDGLFVRVPNEIVFTTNITNYVANVVRRFDYVVGIRYEDDADEAIEIIQEILDKEPFALKNPPAGIFVDNLGDNAVNILVRIWSPVTEWYELKTRMLWIIKKTLEENGIEIAFPQRTVWFADELRTRQIPQIAENNNGES, encoded by the coding sequence ATGAATGTCGCTGAAAATATCTCAGGTAATGTAACTGAACTCATAAACCTTGCACCAACATTCCAGGATGTACTACTGAAAGGTATCATAGTCATACTGATACTCTTTCTGGCAATCGCAATAGGAAAGGGACTCACATTGTATCTTGAGAGGTCCTTTAAGGAGAGGATAGACAAAGAGCAGATGAACATCCTGCTGAAGATAGTTTACTATGGTGTTATCACGCTTGCTGTCGTAACCATCATATTCCCGGTACTTGATGTAAACGTCTCAGGTCTGCTGGTTGCCGGTGGTGTCGTGGGTATCGTAGTGGGTTTTGCCAGCCAGAGTATTGTAGGAAACCTCATGTCAGGTATTTTCCTGATGACAGAAAGACCAATTAAGATAGGGGATCAGGTGAACATATCCAACAGCGCGGGATATGTAGAGGATATAAGCTTTATTTCCACCATAATCCGTACCTATGACGGTCTTTTTGTGAGAGTGCCGAACGAGATAGTGTTCACGACGAATATCACAAACTATGTCGCGAATGTGGTCAGAAGGTTTGACTATGTAGTTGGTATACGCTACGAGGACGATGCGGACGAAGCCATTGAGATCATCCAGGAAATACTCGATAAAGAGCCCTTTGCACTCAAGAACCCTCCTGCGGGTATCTTCGTAGATAATCTGGGAGATAACGCAGTCAATATCCTTGTCAGGATATGGTCCCCGGTTACGGAATGGTATGAGCTGAAAACAAGGATGCTCTGGATCATTAAGAAGACACTGGAAGAGAATGGCATTGAGATCGCCTTCCCACAGAGAACTGTCTGGTTTGCAGATGAACTGCGAACCCGGCAGATACCGCAGATCGCAGAAAATAATAACGGGGAAAGTTGA